In one Gemmatimonas sp. genomic region, the following are encoded:
- a CDS encoding di-heme oxidoredictase family protein, with translation MRPPVRLFKALVVLVFATTVTSCGEPLLPPLPEGDEALEGPIDGLSPQQRAAFVRGDLEFARRFALADGLGPLFIAQSCEACHVGDGKGHPLFDITRFGRTVDGAFDPMLAHGGPQLQNRAILNYLAEVLPAGVTAVARFNPPAVSGLGLLESVDDATILAIADPNDANGDGISGRVSFVDSSDFIADIVSVETLVRTGTATRHLSLNGQYIGRFGKKARTINLLHQTAFAYSEDMGLTTDLVPKDVFNRQVGAFAGDNVADPEVTSGVLNSVVFYLRTLRPPPRRRADNPDVGAGGQLFAGVGCVGCHVATLRTGQSDIAALSRVEFHPYTDLLLHDMGPELDDGYTEGDALPAEWRTAPLWGIGLAERAQGGTSFLLHDGRAKTLRDAIRLHGGEGSKSRAAFDRLSPADQERVLAYLRSL, from the coding sequence GTGCGCCCACCTGTTCGCCTGTTCAAAGCCCTCGTCGTCCTTGTGTTCGCCACCACCGTGACCAGTTGCGGCGAACCACTGCTTCCTCCGCTTCCAGAGGGCGATGAGGCGCTTGAAGGCCCCATCGATGGCTTGTCGCCCCAGCAACGCGCTGCGTTCGTCCGTGGTGATCTCGAGTTCGCGCGGCGGTTTGCCCTGGCGGACGGGCTTGGCCCGCTGTTCATCGCGCAGTCGTGCGAGGCCTGCCACGTCGGCGACGGCAAAGGACATCCTCTGTTCGACATCACCCGTTTCGGCCGCACCGTAGATGGCGCATTCGATCCCATGCTCGCGCATGGTGGGCCGCAGCTTCAGAACCGCGCCATACTGAATTACCTGGCCGAGGTGCTACCGGCGGGCGTGACGGCCGTGGCCAGATTCAACCCGCCTGCCGTCAGTGGTCTCGGGCTCCTGGAGTCCGTCGACGATGCCACGATTCTCGCCATCGCCGATCCGAACGACGCGAACGGCGACGGCATCTCCGGCCGCGTCAGCTTCGTCGATTCATCGGATTTCATTGCCGACATCGTGTCGGTGGAAACGCTAGTGCGCACAGGTACTGCGACCCGTCATCTCTCCCTGAACGGCCAGTATATCGGCCGGTTTGGCAAGAAGGCACGCACGATCAATCTGCTGCACCAAACGGCATTCGCGTACTCGGAGGACATGGGGCTCACGACTGACCTGGTTCCCAAGGACGTGTTTAATCGGCAGGTCGGCGCGTTCGCCGGCGACAACGTGGCTGACCCCGAAGTGACGTCAGGCGTGCTGAATAGCGTCGTCTTCTATTTGCGCACGCTTCGGCCGCCGCCGCGTCGGCGCGCCGACAATCCCGACGTTGGGGCGGGAGGGCAACTGTTCGCTGGAGTCGGATGCGTCGGCTGCCACGTGGCCACACTCCGAACGGGCCAATCCGATATCGCCGCGTTGAGCCGGGTTGAGTTTCACCCGTACACCGACTTGCTCCTCCACGACATGGGCCCGGAGCTGGACGATGGCTACACCGAGGGAGACGCCCTGCCGGCGGAATGGCGGACCGCACCGCTCTGGGGCATCGGACTCGCTGAGCGCGCGCAGGGCGGCACCTCTTTTCTGCTGCATGACGGCCGAGCGAAAACCCTTCGTGATGCAATCCGGCTTCATGGCGGCGAGGGGTCAAAAAGTCGCGCGGCATTCGACCGATTGTCTCCCGCTGATCAGGAACGTGTACTCGCGTACCTGAGGTCACTATGA
- a CDS encoding efflux RND transporter periplasmic adaptor subunit, protein MTILMPQSHKRRAPRPSANSHRPQQALTLLLLLALMGSAACNDEAPASAARATSAQAEPSAREPLADEAGEAHGDEHGPSDRVTLTEAAFRTAQIEVLPVLSAAAVDAANGLEVPGQVELDPRRVALVSSRIAGRLERLSVVEGDRVSAGQSVGALFSPEYLTAQLDLTQATRRVEVLSGTTDETGARALADAARRRLRLIGASEAEIARAAAGGEPASTMSLRSSIGGSVVEAHVLPGAAVEAGAPVFTVADLSVIDVVAEVPERNLPQVRTGQRATISIAAFPDLRFEGHVERLRDALNAETRTLQAVIHVPNGSRRLRPGMFATVRLDVPVTPTSRGDGARTLTIPESAIVTDGERRFVFVETGLRSYERREVRTMPLAPPGSSTQRTATVIVQDGLRAGERVVVRGAFTLKSELAKASLSDEH, encoded by the coding sequence ATGACAATTCTGATGCCACAGTCGCACAAGCGCCGCGCGCCGCGCCCGAGCGCCAACTCGCACCGTCCGCAGCAGGCCCTCACTCTTCTCCTTTTGCTCGCGCTGATGGGCAGCGCGGCGTGTAACGACGAGGCTCCCGCGTCCGCCGCACGCGCAACGTCCGCGCAAGCGGAGCCAAGCGCGCGCGAGCCATTGGCTGACGAAGCCGGCGAGGCGCACGGCGACGAGCATGGGCCGTCCGACAGGGTGACGCTGACTGAGGCTGCGTTCCGTACGGCGCAGATCGAGGTGCTCCCGGTACTTTCCGCCGCTGCGGTTGACGCGGCGAATGGACTCGAAGTGCCGGGGCAGGTGGAGCTCGATCCGCGCCGGGTAGCACTCGTTTCCTCGCGTATCGCTGGACGCCTTGAGCGTCTGTCCGTTGTCGAAGGGGACCGCGTGAGCGCCGGCCAATCCGTTGGCGCGCTGTTCAGCCCGGAGTATCTCACCGCGCAGCTCGATCTGACGCAGGCGACTCGCCGCGTGGAGGTGCTTTCCGGAACCACCGACGAGACCGGCGCGCGCGCACTTGCCGACGCCGCTCGGCGTCGCCTGCGCCTCATTGGAGCGAGCGAGGCGGAAATTGCTCGCGCGGCCGCCGGCGGCGAGCCGGCGAGCACGATGTCGCTTCGATCCTCAATCGGCGGCAGCGTGGTCGAGGCGCATGTCTTGCCCGGAGCCGCTGTCGAGGCGGGTGCCCCAGTATTCACCGTCGCGGATCTCTCGGTGATTGATGTCGTGGCCGAAGTCCCCGAGCGCAATCTTCCGCAAGTGCGGACGGGACAACGCGCCACGATCAGCATCGCCGCGTTTCCGGACTTGCGATTTGAGGGCCACGTGGAGCGACTTCGCGACGCACTCAACGCAGAGACGCGCACGTTGCAAGCGGTTATCCATGTACCGAACGGCAGCCGCCGTTTGCGGCCCGGTATGTTCGCGACCGTACGACTTGATGTGCCCGTTACACCCACCTCGCGCGGAGATGGTGCCCGTACGCTTACGATCCCGGAGAGTGCCATCGTCACGGATGGTGAGCGCCGCTTCGTCTTCGTCGAAACAGGGCTCCGGTCGTACGAGCGTCGTGAGGTCCGCACGATGCCGCTGGCTCCGCCCGGCTCGAGTACGCAGCGCACGGCGACGGTGATCGTACAGGACGGCCTTCGCGCCGGCGAGCGCGTCGTCGTCCGCGGCGCCTTCACGCTCAAGAGTGAACTCGCGAAGGCGTCGTTGAGTGATGAGCACTGA
- a CDS encoding S8 family serine peptidase, translating into MSKMFARRSAVALSTLLVIGCSSDNPAVESIAGADLQAPRLSSSQLEDPNGVIVTVTAMGADGSVPLNILEELQRQGAQVSYVDPYSKVAVVQGLRDEIAIRGLESVKEVLPNLGFTLHTDQSGASFYATQQQNLPLIRATNAWATSFSGAGTNVCIIDSGVDDTHPDLVGRVSKAISFLDVGDGAANADGNGHGTHVGSTVSSNGLGIASVASDATLMNARVFNAAGGGATTARILSAIRWCGREGAHVINMSLGFGNGLSLTDPTVALFKAAIDEVRLGTDVVNSGPGGVVVVASAGNSNLRFPSQYAMPVPGGIDGVIMVGATARGSNTRAIYSNRGRSVDLWAPGSNILAVCSTFTTNCLGGTIRQRTGVVGNPGRYMEISGTSMAAPHVAAVAAIAYGRLGTTRTSTQGARIEACMLTKARVTGQVQILPDPAGSRVDALLAATSPDC; encoded by the coding sequence ATGTCCAAGATGTTTGCCCGGCGTAGCGCCGTGGCGCTCAGCACGCTGCTCGTCATCGGTTGCTCGTCCGACAATCCGGCCGTCGAGTCGATCGCCGGCGCCGATCTGCAGGCGCCGCGTCTCAGTTCCAGCCAACTCGAAGATCCGAATGGCGTGATTGTCACGGTCACTGCCATGGGAGCCGACGGCAGTGTGCCGCTCAACATTCTCGAAGAGCTTCAGCGACAGGGTGCGCAGGTGTCGTACGTCGACCCGTACAGCAAGGTCGCCGTGGTCCAGGGACTCCGCGACGAAATCGCGATTCGGGGCTTGGAGTCGGTGAAGGAAGTGTTGCCGAACCTCGGGTTCACGCTGCATACCGACCAGAGCGGCGCGAGCTTCTACGCGACGCAGCAGCAGAACCTGCCGCTCATCCGCGCGACCAATGCGTGGGCGACGTCGTTCAGCGGCGCTGGAACGAACGTCTGCATCATCGACTCCGGTGTCGATGACACGCATCCTGACCTGGTGGGCCGAGTCTCGAAGGCCATCTCGTTTCTCGACGTCGGCGACGGCGCAGCCAATGCAGACGGCAACGGTCACGGCACGCATGTTGGCAGCACCGTGTCCAGCAATGGACTCGGCATCGCGTCCGTCGCATCGGACGCCACGTTGATGAATGCCCGCGTGTTCAACGCGGCGGGCGGCGGCGCGACCACGGCCCGCATCTTGTCGGCGATCCGTTGGTGTGGCCGCGAAGGTGCCCACGTCATCAACATGAGCCTGGGCTTCGGCAACGGGCTCTCGCTCACCGATCCCACGGTTGCGCTGTTCAAGGCGGCCATCGATGAAGTACGTCTCGGAACGGACGTGGTGAATTCGGGTCCGGGTGGCGTCGTGGTCGTGGCATCGGCCGGCAACAGCAACCTCCGCTTCCCGTCGCAGTATGCCATGCCGGTGCCGGGTGGCATCGACGGTGTCATCATGGTCGGCGCCACTGCTCGTGGCAGCAACACTCGCGCGATCTACTCCAACCGCGGTCGTTCCGTCGACTTGTGGGCACCGGGAAGCAACATCCTCGCCGTGTGCTCGACCTTCACGACCAACTGCCTGGGCGGTACGATCCGTCAGCGGACGGGCGTTGTGGGTAATCCTGGTCGCTACATGGAAATTAGCGGCACCAGCATGGCGGCTCCGCACGTTGCGGCCGTTGCGGCAATTGCCTACGGCCGTCTCGGCACGACCCGCACTTCGACGCAAGGCGCCCGTATCGAAGCGTGCATGCTGACCAAGGCCCGCGTCACCGGCCAAGTGCAGATTTTGCCCGATCCGGCTGGCTCACGTGTCGACGCATTGCTCGCTGCGACCTCGCCGGACTGCTGA
- a CDS encoding TolC family protein, translating into MLRRLAPLFAISALFSPDPISAQPATDSVRVGLALDSARVRGALERLRTSAVANSPALRAARANVELATARAAAAGAIAPAFFSAGLSEAPASNLDQGNLRFEVGRDLMTGRRRQAEQRLADIDVQEANVEVSLAERRVDGLILRDVLGAAGARRIALRLAAEDALLAGAEEGVRGRFGVGQARYVDVLRVRTERLRVQADRSATIAEARASRANLAAVLVGSEAITTLDAAIDTIAGDGLDQAWRSVLPALPSLDSLIAQSDVARMAEVGAARTAAARALLLAAQRPQLSAYAGIQRIGQANNGPTLGPSFGVTVSMPFTAARSNRLALAAATQSSATARIARDASLSETRGRLDAARERYLAARERLETFDAALLRGARDERESALAAYRTGSLSLIELLDFERALSRAEIERNRALIDAADAWADLLGADERSDQRREQRLDGDSTSPINGR; encoded by the coding sequence GTGCTGCGACGGCTCGCGCCACTGTTCGCGATTTCTGCGCTCTTTTCGCCCGATCCAATATCTGCTCAGCCGGCCACGGACTCGGTTCGCGTCGGTCTTGCACTGGACAGTGCCCGCGTGCGCGGCGCGCTCGAACGCCTGCGCACCTCGGCGGTCGCCAACAGTCCCGCCTTGCGTGCCGCGCGGGCCAATGTGGAGTTGGCAACGGCACGTGCGGCCGCCGCAGGCGCCATTGCCCCCGCCTTCTTTTCCGCTGGCCTCTCGGAAGCGCCGGCGAGCAATCTCGACCAGGGGAATCTCCGATTCGAGGTTGGCCGCGATCTCATGACCGGACGGCGTCGCCAAGCGGAGCAAAGACTCGCCGATATTGACGTGCAGGAGGCGAACGTCGAGGTATCGCTCGCCGAGCGCCGCGTAGACGGGCTGATTCTGCGAGACGTGCTGGGGGCGGCTGGCGCGCGTCGTATTGCCCTGCGACTCGCCGCAGAGGACGCGTTGCTCGCCGGTGCCGAAGAAGGCGTGCGCGGCCGCTTCGGTGTCGGACAGGCGAGGTATGTCGACGTACTGCGTGTTCGGACCGAACGGCTTCGAGTTCAGGCGGACCGAAGTGCCACTATCGCCGAAGCCCGCGCCTCGCGCGCCAATCTGGCCGCCGTGCTGGTAGGAAGTGAAGCGATAACCACCTTGGACGCTGCCATCGATACCATCGCCGGCGACGGACTGGATCAGGCATGGCGTTCGGTGCTGCCGGCACTGCCGTCGTTGGATTCACTGATTGCGCAGTCTGACGTGGCAAGGATGGCCGAGGTTGGCGCAGCCCGTACTGCCGCCGCCCGTGCGTTGCTACTCGCTGCGCAGCGTCCGCAGCTCAGCGCGTATGCCGGTATTCAGCGAATCGGTCAAGCGAACAATGGGCCGACACTGGGCCCCTCCTTCGGCGTCACTGTGTCGATGCCGTTCACTGCCGCGCGTAGCAACCGGCTGGCATTGGCGGCGGCGACACAGTCCAGCGCGACCGCCAGAATTGCACGAGATGCCAGTCTGAGCGAAACCCGTGGCCGTCTGGATGCGGCGCGCGAGCGATACCTCGCGGCTCGGGAGCGGCTCGAGACGTTCGACGCCGCTTTGCTCAGAGGTGCGCGGGATGAGCGCGAGAGTGCACTCGCGGCTTACCGCACCGGCAGTCTTTCGCTCATCGAACTGTTGGACTTCGAGCGTGCGTTATCGCGCGCTGAGATCGAGCGCAACCGTGCACTCATCGACGCTGCCGACGCGTGGGCGGACCTTCTTGGCGCTGACGAGCGCAGCGACCAGCGCCGCGAACAACGTCTCGACGGTGATTCCACTTCTCCGATCAACGGACGCTGA
- a CDS encoding metal-dependent transcriptional regulator, with protein sequence MPRPVPVVNELSAAAEDCLKAIHKFAGHDGAAAIHELAPHLGLARASVSGMLGRLAEAGLAVRQSDHRVQLTAEGQRVALRTLRRHNILSCYLSAVLNFSREDADDEAERLEHAASDDVIDRMAASLRSAHRDPSGTSVPAPTVALAQPQGSTLAPER encoded by the coding sequence ATGCCTCGTCCGGTGCCGGTGGTGAACGAGCTCTCCGCCGCAGCGGAAGACTGTCTCAAAGCGATCCACAAATTCGCGGGTCATGATGGCGCGGCCGCGATTCACGAACTGGCGCCGCATCTTGGCCTGGCGCGAGCAAGCGTGAGCGGGATGCTTGGACGATTGGCGGAAGCGGGACTGGCAGTCCGCCAATCAGACCACCGCGTGCAGTTGACAGCGGAGGGTCAACGGGTAGCTCTCCGCACGCTCCGCCGACACAACATTCTCTCCTGCTATCTCAGCGCGGTACTCAATTTTTCTCGTGAGGATGCAGATGACGAGGCAGAGCGACTGGAACACGCAGCTTCGGACGATGTGATCGACCGCATGGCGGCGTCACTGAGATCTGCACATCGTGATCCGTCTGGTACTTCAGTACCGGCGCCGACCGTAGCGCTCGCACAACCCCAAGGTTCGACGCTCGCGCCTGAACGCTGA
- a CDS encoding cation diffusion facilitator family transporter codes for MNEAVPSSEKYRVVGMDCADDAAKLAKAVRAVPGIETVTVSVATGLLTVTTSGPEVLQHAERAAAAAGFTLRPATTPPQINRTYRRALWIVVVLNVGYGIVEAVGGFLSDSQALKADALDFLGDGVISFVGLLALAWPLHRRARVALAKGLFLGVLGVGIVGSTIHRVLVQQQPEAEMMGILGAVALAVNVAAALVLIPHRTGDANARAIWLFSRNDALGNLAVLVAAALVAWTASPWPDLVVAFVIAALFLQSAWSIVRDARRELTLGR; via the coding sequence ATGAACGAGGCTGTTCCGTCGAGTGAGAAGTACCGTGTGGTCGGGATGGATTGCGCGGACGACGCGGCGAAGTTGGCAAAGGCGGTGCGCGCCGTGCCCGGGATAGAGACCGTGACGGTGTCGGTCGCCACAGGACTGCTCACGGTGACCACGTCGGGTCCCGAGGTCTTGCAGCATGCAGAGCGAGCGGCGGCGGCGGCGGGATTTACGTTGCGACCAGCGACTACTCCGCCACAGATCAACCGCACATACCGGCGCGCTCTTTGGATCGTCGTGGTGCTGAACGTCGGGTACGGAATCGTCGAAGCGGTCGGCGGCTTCCTCTCGGACTCTCAGGCACTGAAGGCCGACGCGCTGGACTTTCTTGGCGATGGCGTGATCAGCTTCGTCGGCCTACTGGCACTCGCGTGGCCACTACATCGCCGAGCCCGTGTCGCGCTTGCGAAGGGGCTGTTCCTTGGCGTCCTCGGCGTCGGCATCGTTGGCAGCACCATCCATCGCGTGCTGGTGCAGCAGCAACCCGAGGCCGAGATGATGGGCATCCTCGGCGCCGTGGCGCTCGCTGTGAACGTCGCGGCGGCACTCGTGCTCATCCCGCACCGCACCGGCGACGCCAACGCACGAGCCATCTGGCTATTCTCGCGCAACGACGCCCTCGGCAATTTGGCGGTCCTTGTCGCCGCGGCGCTCGTCGCGTGGACTGCGTCGCCGTGGCCGGACTTGGTGGTTGCATTCGTTATCGCCGCGCTGTTCCTGCAATCCGCGTGGAGCATTGTACGGGATGCGCGAAGGGAACTGACCTTGGGACGTTGA
- a CDS encoding isoprenylcysteine carboxylmethyltransferase family protein, whose translation MRIPPILMLFGAMALSAASAVADPFARPSGALRLLGGLFAAGGLAVAASGVAAFRRQRTTVDPRYPERATTLVAEGVYRWTRNPMYVGFVTIAAGAAVALGSPLALLGPGVLTVYLDRVQIPAEEMALRARFGAPFESYVRTVNRWAGRRRPTRIDVV comes from the coding sequence ATGCGAATTCCCCCGATCCTCATGCTTTTCGGCGCCATGGCGTTGAGCGCCGCGTCTGCCGTTGCCGATCCCTTCGCTCGTCCATCGGGCGCGCTCCGACTGCTCGGCGGTCTCTTTGCCGCTGGCGGCCTGGCCGTGGCCGCCTCGGGCGTCGCAGCGTTCCGCCGGCAGCGCACGACCGTCGATCCGCGCTACCCGGAGCGCGCCACGACACTCGTCGCCGAGGGGGTCTACCGTTGGACTCGCAATCCGATGTACGTGGGTTTCGTGACCATTGCGGCCGGCGCGGCGGTGGCCTTGGGTTCGCCTCTCGCGCTGCTCGGGCCAGGAGTGCTGACCGTATACCTGGATCGCGTGCAGATCCCGGCGGAGGAGATGGCCCTGCGGGCGCGATTTGGTGCCCCGTTTGAGTCCTACGTTCGGACGGTGAACCGTTGGGCGGGTCGCCGCAGGCCCACTCGCATCGACGTCGTCTGA
- a CDS encoding YnfA family protein, whose product MRILQSLVLFLVAGLMEIGGGYLVWLWLRNDRSVWLGALGGLLLFLYGVLPTLQPAGFDFGRVYAAYGGVFVVMSVLWGWRVDGIKPDAATVAGAAICLMGVGVIMYWPRPA is encoded by the coding sequence ATGCGCATTCTTCAATCGCTCGTACTGTTTCTTGTAGCCGGCCTGATGGAGATTGGTGGTGGCTACCTGGTCTGGCTCTGGCTTCGGAACGACCGCAGTGTGTGGCTCGGCGCCCTTGGCGGACTGCTGCTCTTCCTGTACGGCGTGTTGCCGACGTTGCAACCAGCGGGCTTCGACTTTGGGCGGGTCTACGCGGCCTATGGCGGCGTGTTCGTCGTGATGTCCGTGCTGTGGGGATGGCGAGTCGACGGGATCAAACCAGATGCGGCCACCGTGGCGGGCGCCGCGATCTGTCTCATGGGCGTTGGTGTGATCATGTACTGGCCGCGCCCAGCATAG
- a CDS encoding ubiquinol-cytochrome c reductase iron-sulfur subunit, producing the protein MSDNARNNLNRRQFLQQVEQLSDGVIAVALCGALPVMLSACGAARAARTRYVPTTRVGDRLTVPRSELSGGSGVLVEIPGTELPLYLRSDAVTGGSEHFSAVSTRCMHRGCQVEPTADRLSCPCHGSEYTFAGAVLQGPTELPLVRYQVSVDAVNIYIHLPTAERD; encoded by the coding sequence ATGAGCGACAATGCACGCAACAACCTGAACCGGCGACAGTTTCTCCAACAGGTGGAGCAGCTGTCTGATGGCGTCATTGCCGTCGCGCTGTGCGGCGCCCTCCCGGTCATGCTCAGCGCGTGTGGCGCGGCGCGCGCGGCCCGCACGCGCTACGTGCCGACCACACGCGTTGGAGATCGTCTCACGGTACCGCGGTCGGAGCTGTCTGGCGGTAGCGGCGTACTCGTTGAGATTCCCGGAACGGAACTGCCTCTGTATCTGCGAAGTGATGCGGTGACCGGCGGCTCGGAACACTTCTCGGCCGTCTCGACTCGCTGCATGCACAGGGGATGTCAGGTCGAGCCGACCGCCGACCGGTTGTCCTGCCCCTGCCACGGCAGCGAATACACGTTCGCGGGTGCTGTCCTGCAGGGCCCCACGGAGCTGCCGCTCGTGAGATATCAAGTCAGTGTGGATGCCGTGAACATCTACATCCACCTTCCGACCGCCGAGCGAGACTGA
- a CDS encoding metalloregulator ArsR/SmtB family transcription factor: MTGAQSRSSTRRPSTATATASTPEQSIPADEVAGAEPISGAPDLCEVACVDLEKVERALRLAPARATLATLAEMFRALGDPTRLRILTALAAVELCVCDLATLTGVSESAVSHSLRTLRQLRLVRYRKAGKIAYYSLDDEHVGRLISEGLIHVGESPRVPATTAASR, encoded by the coding sequence ATGACCGGCGCGCAATCCCGCTCCTCCACCCGACGCCCATCGACGGCCACCGCAACCGCGTCGACGCCGGAGCAGAGCATACCTGCAGACGAGGTTGCCGGCGCAGAGCCGATCTCCGGCGCACCGGATCTCTGCGAGGTCGCCTGTGTCGACTTGGAAAAGGTGGAACGGGCCCTCCGCCTCGCGCCGGCGCGCGCCACGCTCGCCACGCTTGCTGAGATGTTTCGGGCCCTTGGCGACCCCACGCGTCTGCGAATTCTGACCGCGCTGGCCGCAGTGGAGCTATGTGTGTGCGACTTGGCGACGCTCACCGGTGTCTCGGAATCCGCTGTCTCGCACTCACTCCGGACGCTTCGCCAACTGAGGCTCGTGCGCTACCGGAAGGCTGGTAAGATCGCGTACTACAGCCTCGATGATGAACACGTAGGACGGCTGATTTCCGAAGGGCTGATCCACGTGGGCGAATCACCTCGCGTTCCCGCCACTACAGCCGCGTCGCGATGA